The proteins below come from a single Triticum aestivum cultivar Chinese Spring chromosome 5D, IWGSC CS RefSeq v2.1, whole genome shotgun sequence genomic window:
- the LOC123125528 gene encoding E3 ubiquitin protein ligase DRIP2-like, whose translation MGGAPGVSRVPRAALAAFVTCPLCKGYFREASAFAECGHTFCRDCILKKIGEEGIESCPVCNAALGIAPEEKLRDDPKIQAIRDHAFPPKAEVDASEAPSTTLPAKIKERSISSLVETQKMATQPTLTGQRAARRKFMSHLFSVGKLPNKSEGYNQKTEMASAPKSTKVPTSANKKKNSADISEDGKNHETIDNEELHKPLRSLVVASAKKSQTLCYLGESRKNKTTTEDSLRESPEADSDDGITTPVWFSLVTSLNQAEAKRLPQIKNNFYRIKDGTMQVSSILKLIMKKLELASDVKVEILCHGKPVCPSTTLHGLLKQWLSRKPKRRVQRPTLRSEASLDHLLPGKPTSLEEVKPYISSLWKTHMNVWNDKWLRVPSIASETSSSVDGDHVFRILGYC comes from the exons ATGGGGGGCGCGCCGGGCGTATCTCGCGTGCCGCGGGCGGCGCTCGCCGCGTTCGTGACGTGCCCGCTCTGCAAGGGATACTTCCGGGAGGCCAGCGCCTTCGCCGAGTGCGGCCACACAT TTTGCCGGGATTGTATCCTGAAGAAAATAGGTGAGGAGGGGATCGAATCCTGCCCCGTATGCAACGCTGCTCTTGGGATTGCTCCTGAAGAGAAACTCAG GGATGATCCAAAAATTCAGGCTATCAGGGACCATGCGTTTCCACCTAAAGCAGAAGTTGATGCTTCTGAGGCTCCAAGTACTACACTGCCAGCAAAGATAAAAGAGAGGTCCATTTCTTCCTTGGTTGAAACCCAGAAGATGGCAACACAACCTACTCTGACAGGACAGAGAGCTGCAAGAAGGAAATTCATGTCCCATTTGTTTTCTGTCGGTAAATTGCCAAATAAATCGGAAGGCTATAATCAGAAGACTGAGATGGCCTCAGCACCAAAATCAACCAAGGTGCCAACATCTGCAAACAAAAAGAAG AATAGTGCAGATATTTCTGAAGATGGAAAGAATCACGAGACGATTGACAATGAAGAGCTTCATAAGCCCTTACGGAGCTTAGTCGTGGCAAGCGCGAAGAAGTCACAAACATTATGTTATCTGGGGGAAAGTCGGAAAAACAAAACAACCACAGAGGATAGTCTGAGGGAAAGCCCAGAAGCAGACTCGGATGATGGAATAACTACCCCAGTCTGGTTTTCACTAGTGACTTCACTGAACCA GGCAGAAGCTAAACGGCTGCCTCAGATAAAAAATAATTTCTACAGAATTAA AGATGGAACTATGCAGGTCTCCTCTATCCTGAAGCTCATTATGAAAAAACTTGAGCTAGCAAGTGACGTTAAG GTGGAGATCTTATGCCATGGCAAGCCGGTCTGCCCTTCGACGACGCTGCACGGCCTACTCAAGCAGTGGCTGAGCCGCAAGCCGAAGCGCAGGGTCCAGAGGCCG ACGCTGAGATCAGAGGCTTCTTTGGATCACCTTCTGCCAGGAAAACCGACCAGTCTAGAGGAGGTGAAGCCCTACATAAGCAGCTT ATGGAAAACTCATATgaacgtgtggaatgataaatggcTAAGGGTTCCCAGTATTGCCTCtgagactagctcaagtgttgatggtgatcatgttttccggatcttaggatattgttaa
- the LOC123125529 gene encoding E3 ubiquitin protein ligase DRIP2-like: MGGAPGVSRVPRAALAAFVTCPLCKGYFREASAFAECGHTFCRDCILKKIGEEGIESCPVCNAALGIAPEEKLRDDPKIQAIRDHAFPPKAEVDASEAPSTTLPAKIKERSISSLVETQKMATQPTLTGQRAARRKFMSHLFSVGKLPNKSEGYNQKTEMASAPKSTKVPTSANKKKNSADISEDGKNHETIDNEELHKPLRSLVVASAKKSQTLSYLGESRKNKTTTEDSLRESPEADSDDGITTPVWFSLVTSLNQAEAKRLPQIKNNFYRIKDGTMQVSSILKLIMKKLELASDVKVEILCHGKPVCPSTTLHGLLKQWLSRKPKRRVQRPTLRSEASLDHLLPGKPTSLEEVKPYISSLWKTHMNVWNDNG, translated from the exons ATGGGGGGCGCGCCGGGCGTATCTCGCGTGCCGCGGGCGGCGCTCGCCGCGTTCGTGACGTGCCCGCTCTGCAAGGGATACTTCCGGGAGGCCAGCGCCTTCGCCGAGTGCGGCCACACAT TTTGCCGGGATTGTATCCTGAAGAAAATAGGTGAGGAGGGGATCGAATCCTGCCCCGTATGCAACGCTGCTCTTGGGATTGCTCCTGAAGAGAAACTCAG GGATGATCCAAAAATTCAGGCTATCAGGGACCATGCGTTTCCACCTAAAGCAGAAGTTGATGCTTCTGAGGCTCCAAGTACTACACTGCCAGCAAAGATAAAAGAGAGGTCCATTTCTTCCTTGGTTGAAACCCAGAAGATGGCAACACAACCTACTCTGACAGGACAGAGAGCTGCAAGAAGGAAATTCATGTCCCATTTGTTTTCTGTCGGTAAATTGCCAAATAAATCGGAAGGCTATAATCAGAAGACTGAGATGGCCTCAGCACCAAAATCAACCAAGGTGCCAACATCTGCAAACAAAAAGAAG AATAGTGCAGATATTTCTGAAGATGGAAAGAATCACGAGACGATTGACAATGAAGAGCTTCATAAGCCCTTACGGAGCTTAGTCGTGGCAAGCGCGAAGAAGTCACAAACATTAAGTTATCTGGGGGAAAGTCGGAAAAACAAAACAACCACAGAGGATAGTCTGAGGGAAAGCCCAGAAGCAGACTCGGATGATGGAATAACTACCCCAGTCTGGTTTTCACTAGTGACTTCACTGAACCA GGCAGAAGCTAAACGGCTGCCTCAGATAAAAAATAATTTCTACAGAATTAA AGATGGAACTATGCAGGTCTCCTCTATCCTGAAGCTCATTATGAAAAAACTTGAGCTAGCAAGTGACGTTAAG GTGGAGATCTTATGCCATGGCAAGCCGGTCTGCCCTTCGACGACGCTGCACGGCCTACTCAAGCAGTGGCTGAGCCGCAAGCCGAAGCGCAGGGTCCAGAGGCCG ACGTTGAGATCAGAGGCTTCTTTGGATCACCTTCTGCCAGGAAAACCGACCAGTCTAGAGGAGGTGAAGCCCTACATAAGCAGCTT ATGGAAAACTCATATGAACGTGTGGAATGATAATGGCTAA